Below is a window of Thiohalomonas denitrificans DNA.
TGCTGGAGGGGGTAAAACCGCCCGTGCGCGCCGGCAGCGACAGGCTGCACTACATCCTGATGACCCCATTTCGGTACCCTCCGCTAAAGTACGGCTCCCGCTACGGGCGTCGCCACGAACCCTCCCTCTTCTACGGCTCACTTTCCGCGAACACTGCGCTGGCGGAGTGTGCCTACTACCGCCTGCTGTTCTGGCACGGCATGGCCACGCCTCCACCCAAGCGGATCCAGACGCGCCATACCCTGTTCCAGGCGCAGTACGCTGCTAAGCACGGTCTCCAACTCCAGCACGCACCATGCGACGGGCACCGAAGAACACTCGCCCACCCGGCGGACTACTCACAAACCCAGGCGCTCGGCTCGGCCATGCGTGAGGCGGGAATCGAGGCCTTCGAATTTCCCTCGGCACGCGATCCCGATGGCGGCGAGAATGTGGCCCTTTTCGGGCCGTCCAGCCTGGCATCCAAGGCCCCCACGCTGTCGGAATCGCTGTGGTGCCAGGTGAACGGCGAGCGAGTCACGTTTTTGAATGCCTCCGAAAACAGCACAGCGGCTTTCCAGGCAGAGCACTTTTTCCACGACGGGCGTCTCCCCCAGCCGGCGCTGTAGCGCACATGCTTGCTAATGGTCTAACAGGCTGTTGAAAAAGGGTTTTGTCCCTTCTCCCCCCGGGAGAAGGCCAGGATGAGGGGGGATCAAAATCAGGCAGTTAACATGCATTGAACCTCCTCACCCCGGCCCTCGGGGAGAGGGAGTTTTTCAACAGCCCCAAGCCCGCAATAAAGGTAGGAGGGGCGCCCCGCCGCGAAGCCCGAAACGGTGAAATCCCCACGCCTTAATCAAAGCGGATAACGACTCCGCCCATAACGGCATACTGGGTCAACAGATCGCCGGAGACCGCAAAAGTGCAACCGCCGCTGCAGAAAACGCTCGTGTTGTTGTTGAATAGCGTGCCGAACCCGCGTGCCTCCAGCCGGACCCCAACGGTCCGGGTCGCCATCCAGCGAGCGCCCAGGCCCACGCTCAGGGAGGGGCGGGTTTCCGAGTCCTGCC
It encodes the following:
- a CDS encoding RES family NAD+ phosphorylase; amino-acid sequence: MSELWTQCRLHEAARRIKGVLFRIVESQEQVATNGLVDSLEEQSVLEEMLEGVKPPVRAGSDRLHYILMTPFRYPPLKYGSRYGRRHEPSLFYGSLSANTALAECAYYRLLFWHGMATPPPKRIQTRHTLFQAQYAAKHGLQLQHAPCDGHRRTLAHPADYSQTQALGSAMREAGIEAFEFPSARDPDGGENVALFGPSSLASKAPTLSESLWCQVNGERVTFLNASENSTAAFQAEHFFHDGRLPQPAL